The following are from one region of the Candidatus Peregrinibacteria bacterium genome:
- the atpC gene encoding ATP synthase F1 subunit epsilon, with product MFHLTIVTPEETTYDAEVKMLIIPEITGEMGILKNHRPVIAKLSIGRLRIIRENDTEQELFISGGYFEFNNNTATILANTAENIEEIAAEEARAARQRAEEFLSHADDDLLKEKLENEIKMHLMREKLAQIRESRK from the coding sequence ATGTTCCATCTCACCATTGTCACGCCGGAAGAGACCACCTATGATGCCGAAGTAAAGATGCTGATTATTCCGGAAATCACAGGAGAAATGGGGATTCTCAAAAATCACAGACCGGTGATTGCAAAACTGAGTATTGGTCGACTCCGAATCATTCGCGAAAATGACACGGAACAGGAACTCTTTATTTCCGGAGGCTACTTTGAATTCAACAATAACACGGCGACCATTCTCGCGAATACTGCAGAAAATATTGAAGAGATTGCAGCCGAAGAAGCTCGTGCGGCACGCCAAAGAGCGGAAGAATTCTTATCACATGCTGACGATGATCTCCTTAAAGAAAAACTCGAAAATGAAATTAAGATGCATTTGATGCGTGAAAAACTCGCGCAAATTCGGGAGTCGAGGAAATAA
- the amrS gene encoding AmmeMemoRadiSam system radical SAM enzyme, which yields MKKNAIFVERLEKPKNAVRCLACGWKCVILPGKSGQCGIRKNVNGKLSLTTYGKPIGCHLDPIEKKPFFHFLPGTAVYSFGTYGCNFGCLFCQNSDMSQTPRELFHDKYEDLLQEIPDFSPQKIVKFVKQNAFPSIAYTYNEPTIFAEYWYDITKLAKKAGIRNVLVSNGFFSDELFEKTHDVWSAINIDLKGFSDEFYRNVCKAHLSPLAKPDLSDLPKKYQKYEELGRILKNIKKTYDAGIWVEVTTLIIPGENDSDEMLRDAAEFVASVSPEIPWHISAFHPAWKMLDTPVTPRETLERAYLIGKNAGLHYVYTGNVTAGEENTFCPKCGKLCISRNGYQTPENNLQNGKCPKCQEKIAGVWGEEVGSRN from the coding sequence ATGAAAAAAAATGCGATTTTTGTTGAACGGCTCGAAAAACCAAAAAACGCGGTGAGATGCCTCGCTTGCGGATGGAAGTGTGTTATACTTCCTGGAAAAAGTGGGCAGTGCGGAATTCGAAAAAATGTGAATGGAAAACTCTCTCTCACGACATACGGAAAACCTATTGGATGTCATCTTGATCCTATTGAAAAAAAACCATTCTTCCATTTTCTCCCCGGAACAGCGGTGTACTCTTTTGGAACGTACGGATGTAATTTTGGCTGTCTCTTCTGTCAAAACTCCGATATGTCACAGACTCCGCGTGAACTTTTTCATGATAAATATGAAGATTTACTTCAAGAAATTCCCGATTTTTCTCCTCAAAAAATTGTAAAATTTGTGAAACAAAATGCTTTTCCTTCGATTGCATATACGTACAATGAACCGACTATTTTTGCGGAATATTGGTATGATATTACGAAGCTCGCGAAAAAAGCGGGAATTCGGAATGTGCTCGTTTCGAATGGATTCTTTTCTGATGAGCTTTTTGAGAAAACCCATGATGTTTGGAGCGCTATTAATATCGATCTCAAGGGATTTTCTGATGAATTTTATCGAAATGTGTGCAAAGCCCATCTCTCACCTCTCGCAAAACCTGATCTTTCTGATCTCCCGAAAAAATATCAAAAATATGAAGAACTCGGAAGGATTTTGAAAAATATTAAAAAAACGTACGATGCGGGAATTTGGGTTGAAGTCACAACGCTCATCATCCCCGGAGAAAATGATTCTGATGAAATGTTGAGAGATGCTGCTGAATTTGTTGCGAGCGTTTCTCCGGAAATTCCTTGGCATATTTCTGCATTTCATCCGGCATGGAAAATGTTGGACACTCCTGTAACACCACGTGAGACTCTGGAAAGGGCGTATCTCATTGGGAAAAATGCAGGACTTCATTATGTGTATACAGGAAATGTCACTGCTGGCGAGGAGAATACTTTCTGTCCAAAATGTGGCAAACTGTGCATCAGTCGAAATGGGTACCAAACTCCTGAAAATAATTTGCAAAATGGAAAATGTCCGAAATGTCAGGAGAAAATTGCGGGAGTGTGGGGAGAGGAAGTAGGAAGTAGGAATTAA
- the amrB gene encoding AmmeMemoRadiSam system protein B encodes MSSKSPNVAGTFYPKNPKILSKMIDDFLESAKKDSVKIPGKIRGIIVPHAGYIYSGAVAAYGFLALQKEVEKHFSEKNRIVLLAPSHFFPFSGGMAADFDAFETPLGKIPAHNILDDLSEKSHSIKLGNDAYEEEHALEVEIPFLQKICANTSAQILPVLLGDAHPEDIALDLEHFTNGENTYFVVSSDLSHYHPEHIAREKDLAFCEAAQNGDFETVSCGEACGIIGILSLMDLAQKRNWKTRCLKYENSALTSGDFSRVVGYGAFAFYETA; translated from the coding sequence TTGTCCTCAAAATCTCCAAATGTTGCCGGCACGTTTTATCCGAAAAATCCAAAAATTTTGTCGAAAATGATTGATGATTTTTTAGAGAGTGCGAAAAAAGATTCTGTAAAAATTCCCGGAAAAATTCGTGGCATTATTGTTCCACATGCCGGATACATTTATTCCGGAGCCGTCGCCGCGTATGGATTCCTTGCACTTCAGAAAGAAGTGGAAAAACATTTCTCTGAAAAAAATCGGATTGTCCTTCTCGCACCATCGCATTTTTTTCCGTTCTCTGGAGGAATGGCAGCAGATTTTGATGCATTTGAAACTCCTCTTGGGAAAATTCCTGCTCACAATATTTTGGATGATCTTTCCGAAAAATCCCATTCCATAAAACTCGGAAATGATGCCTATGAAGAAGAACATGCTCTTGAAGTAGAGATTCCATTTCTTCAAAAAATATGCGCAAATACTTCCGCTCAAATTCTTCCAGTTCTCCTTGGCGATGCGCATCCTGAAGATATCGCTCTGGATCTCGAACATTTCACCAATGGGGAGAACACGTACTTCGTTGTTTCCTCTGATCTTTCGCACTATCATCCGGAACATATTGCCCGTGAAAAAGATCTCGCTTTTTGTGAGGCTGCTCAAAATGGGGATTTCGAAACAGTTTCGTGCGGTGAAGCCTGTGGAATTATCGGAATTCTCAGCCTGATGGACCTCGCTCAGAAAAGAAACTGGAAAACACGATGTTTGAAATATGAAAATTCTGCGCTGACTTCAGGAGATTTTTCACGGGTAGTTGGATATGGCGCATTTGCATTTTATGAAACTGCATGA
- the amrA gene encoding AmmeMemoRadiSam system protein A, whose product MNVFSLEERQELLKLARNTIGAEFKINAIQDVSKFTETKFQEKRGVFVTLVKSGKLRGCIGNILPVYPLLQAIQKNAIAAAFEDPRFSELVESEFDEINIEISVLTLPEILSFQTPEELIKKLHVGIHGVILKKGYLSATFLPQVWEELSDPEEFLSHLALKAGLHPEEWKTGTIETYEVESWEEARM is encoded by the coding sequence ATGAATGTTTTTTCTTTAGAAGAACGGCAAGAACTCTTAAAACTTGCGAGAAATACGATTGGCGCAGAATTCAAGATTAATGCAATTCAGGATGTTTCAAAATTTACGGAAACGAAATTTCAGGAAAAACGTGGAGTTTTTGTAACGCTCGTGAAAAGCGGAAAACTCCGGGGATGCATTGGCAATATTTTGCCAGTATATCCGCTTCTTCAAGCGATCCAAAAGAATGCAATTGCGGCAGCGTTTGAAGATCCACGATTTTCAGAACTTGTTGAGTCTGAGTTCGATGAAATCAATATCGAAATTTCTGTGCTGACACTTCCTGAAATTCTTTCATTCCAAACGCCTGAAGAGCTCATAAAAAAACTCCACGTCGGAATTCACGGGGTTATTCTCAAAAAAGGATATCTTTCGGCGACGTTTCTCCCACAAGTTTGGGAAGAACTTTCAGATCCGGAGGAATTTCTCTCACATCTGGCACTGAAAGCAGGTCTTCATCCTGAGGAATGGAAAACTGGAACAATAGAGACGTACGAGGTGGAAAGTTGGGAGGAGGCGCGGATGTAA